In one window of Henckelia pumila isolate YLH828 chromosome 1, ASM3356847v2, whole genome shotgun sequence DNA:
- the LOC140874765 gene encoding protein MICRORCHIDIA 7-like — protein sequence MVKKEAISFEDDDDNHRMKKKQRTQLPHDDSVKKEHHHHHDDEKALFVYQNCKQFWKAGDYEGSGCNGAGAAISLTAGIDHVRVHPKFLHSNATSHRWALGAFAELLDNALDEVCHGATYVNIDVLENVKDKSKILLVEDNGGGMAPDEMRQCMSLGYSAKSKLANTIGQYGNGFKTSTMRLGADVIVFSRRPGKTGGSATQSIGMLSFTFLQKTGKEDIVVPMIDYEKRGETWDKLVKSSSDLWQRNLETILQWSPYETEDDLLQQFKFLKDQGTRIIIYNLWEDDQGLLELDFDSDPNDIQTRGASRDAKKIEMANIYPNCKHFFTFQHSLRNYASILYLRIPPGFRIILRGMDINHHNIVDDLMVVKEVTYRPAASPDTPSRNQNMAALITLGFVKDATHHIDVQGFNVYHKNRLIKPFWRVWNAAGSDGRGAIGVLEANFVEPAHNKQGFERTTALSRLEARLIHVQKAYWSSNCHKIGYAPRRQPKKSISPEKAANLTAHKNKSNVKSKLSGNAANSGVSTEKSPVVDGIDELVEKENFSNDKAGAYTADCASPASKIIGTSQCEEAQAITPINCYSSQDNASVDTARNSNIKKAAARSSGAESGPSPSMIGVVLKLKEENICLRESLKNAQIDLQFAENKNKSLQNQLQEERKKMQKMDEEQEVFVSSFLEERSRRNIVEENLKKSLKDASGTIQALLDKVKPLESR from the exons ATGGTGAAGAAAGAAGCAATCTCttttgaagatgatgatgataatcATCGGATGAAGAAGAAGCAGAGAACCCAGCTTCCACACGATGATTCTGTGAAGAAggaacatcatcatcatcatgatgatgaAAAGGCACTCTTTGTGTATCAGAATTGTAAGCAGTTTTGGAAAGCTGGGGATTACGAGGGTAGTGGTTGCAATGGTGCCGGAGCAGCCATCTCGCTAacag CTGGAATTGATCATGTCAGAGTTCATCCTAAATTCTTGCATTCGAATGCAACCAGCCATAGGTGGGCTCTGGGAG CTTTTGCCGAGCTTTTGGACAATGCTTTAGATGAG GTTTGCCATGGAGCTACTTATGTCAACATAGATGTGCTAGAGAACGTCAAGGACAAAAGTAAAATCTTGTTAGTGGAAG ATAACGGCGGTGGCATGGCTCCTGATGAAATGCGGCAGTGCATGTCTCTAGGCTATTCTGCAAAAAGCAAGCTGGCAAACACAATTGGTCAAT ATGGAAATGGTTTTAAGACTAGCACTATGAGACTTGGGGCGGATGTCATTGTGTTCTCACGCCGTCCAGGAAAGACTGGAGGAAG TGCTACACAAAGTATCGGAATGCTATCCTTCACGTTCTTGCAAAAAACTGGGAAGGAAGATATTGTAGTTCCCATG ATTGATTATGAAAAGAGAGGAGAAACTTGGGACAAGCTGGTGAAATCTTCGTCAGACCTTTGGCAAAGAAATCTTGAAACAATTTTGCAGTGGTCTCCATATGAAACTGAAGACGACCTTCTCCAGCAG TTCAAGTTCCTAAAAGATCAAGGCACGCGTATCATAATCTATAATCTCTGGGAGGATGACCAAGGATTATTAGAACTTGACTTTGACTCCGATCCAAAT GACATTCAAACCAGAGGTGCTAGCCGTGATGCAAAGAAGATAGAGATGGCAAATATTTACCCAAACTGCAAGCATTTTTTTACCTTTCAACACTCATTGAGG AACTATGCCTCGATTTTGTACCTCAGAATCCCACCTGGTTTCCGTATAATTCTGCGAGGGATGGACATCAATCATCACAATATAGTTGATGATTTGATGGTTGTTAAGGAGGTCACATATAGGCCAGCAGCAAGTCCAGATACACCATCAAGGAATCAAAAT ATGGCAGCGCTGATAACTCTTGGGTTTGTCAAAGATGCAACACATCATATCGATGTCCAAGGGTTCAATGTTTATCATAAGAATCGTCTTATCAAG CCTTTCTGGAGAGTGTGGAATGCTGCTGGAAGTGATGGACGAGGTGCCATAG GTGTTTTGGAAGCTAATTTTGTTGAACCAGCGCATAATAAACAAGGATTTGAGCGCACAACTGCACTGTCAAGACTCGAGGCCAGACTAATACATGTACAAAAGGCTTATTG GTCTTCCAACTGCCATAAAATTGGCTATGCTCCAAGACGTCAACCAAAGAAGTCTATTTCTCCTGAGAAAGCAGCTAACTTGACGGCCCACAAAAATAAATCCAACGTAAAGTCTAAACTAAGTGGGAATGCCGCAAACAGTGGTGTGTCAACAGAAAAATCACCCGTCGTCGATGGTATTGATGAACTTGTGGAGAAGGAGAACTTCTCCAATGATAAAGCAGGCGCTTATACAGCTGATTGTGCATCGCCTGCAAGCAAAATCATAGGAACAAGTCAATGCGAGGAGGCACAAGCTATAACTCCTATTAACTGTTATTCATCCCAAGATAATGCATCAGTTGACACTGCTAGAAACTCGAACATCAAG AAAGCAGCAGCGAGGAGCAGTGGAGCTGAGTCTGGCCCTTCTCCTTCGATGATTGGTGTGGTGCTTAAGTTGAAAGAAGAGAATATTTGTTTAAGAGAGAG TTTGAAGAATGCCCAAATTGATTTGCAATTTGCAGAAAACAAGAACAAGTCACTACAAAATCAG CTTCAAGAAGAGAGGAAAAAGATGCAGAAAATGGATGAGGAACAAGAGGTGTTTGTTAGTTCCTTCTTGGAAGAAAGAAGCCGGCGCAATATAGTGGAAGAAAATCTGAAAAAAAGTTTAAAG GATGCCTCTGGAACTATTCAAGCATTGCTGGACAAAGTGAAGCCGCTGGAGAGTAGATGA
- the LOC140875295 gene encoding glutaredoxin-C1-like → MQYYKQPSESESYYNPCSSVEALETVARLVSSSPVVIFSVSSCCMCHAVKRLFCGMGVNPSVYELDQDPCMGKQIEKALIRLLGGASAMPVVFVGGKLVGPMDRVMASHITGNLVPLLKAAGALWL, encoded by the coding sequence atgcaatATTATAAGCAGCCGTCGGAATCGGAAAGCTACTATAATCCCTGCAGTTCCGTGGAGGCTCTGGAAACGGTGGCGAGGCTGGTCTCCTCCAGCCCGGTGGTGATATTCAGTGTAAGCTCATGCTGCATGTGCCATGCAGTTAAGAGGCTGTTTTGTGGAATGGGAGTGAACCCTAGTGTTTATGAGCTCGACCAAGATCCCTGCATGGGTAAACAAATTGAGAAGGCTCTCATACGCCTGCTCGGTGGTGCTTCCGCCATGCCCGTCGTTTTTGTTGGCGGAAAACTCGTCGGCCCCATGGACAGAGTTATGGCTTCCCATATCACCGGAAATTTGGTTCCACTTCTCAAGGCAGCCGGAGCATTATGGCTTTAA